A section of the Streptomyces sp. V3I8 genome encodes:
- a CDS encoding HAMP domain-containing protein, which yields MESGAATRGTKTRAKGGQSLSNRSTPRGGTTEVDTAALNKLLAALVSMRDGNFRKRLTVSGDGVMSEIAAVFNEVGDRNLQLTGELSRVRRMVGREGKLTERLETGACEGSWAAAIDASNALVDDLVRPVSEVGRVLSAVAEGDLSPRMELRAQAADGNGHPLRGEFLKVGRTVNNLVDQLSTFTDEVTRVASEVGTEGKLGGQARVRGMSGSWKDLTDSVNTMAYRLTAQVRDIALVTTAVAKGDLSRKVTVHVAGEMLELKNTVNTMVDQLSSFSSEVTRVAREVGTEGELGGQAQVPGVAGVWKDLTDSVNLMAGNLTAQVRGIAQVTTAVANGDLSQKVTVSARGEVAQLAETINQMTETLRTFADEVTRVANEVGGEGRLGGQANVPGAAGTWKDLTDSVNTVFRNLTTQVRDIAAVTTAVANGDLSQKVSVEVAGEMLELKNTVNTMVDQLSSFGAEVTRVAREVGVEGELGGQAQVPGAAGTWKDLTDSVNTAFRNLTGQVRNIAQVTTAVANGDLSQKVTVDVSGEMLALKNTVNTMVDQLSSFADQVTRMARDVGTEGRLGGQARVDGVSGTWKDLTDSVNFMAGNLTSQVRQIAQVTTAVARGDLSQKIEVDARGEILELKNTINTMVDQLSAFAEQVTRVAREVGTDGRLGGQAQVPGVAGVWRDLTDSVNGMAGNLTAQVRNIAQVATAVARGDLSQKIDVDARGEILELKNTLNTMVDQLSNFAEQVTRVAREVGTEGILGGQAEVQGVSGTWKDLTQSVNFMANNLTIQVRNIAEVTTAVAKGDLSKKITVDAKGEILELVTTVNTMVDQLSAFAEQVTRVAREVGTEGILGGQARVPGVTGIWKDLSDNVNLMANNLTMQVRNISQVAAAVANGDLTRTVTIEASGEVAQLADTFNTMVKTLSSFADQVTKVAREVGTDGILGGQARVPGVSGTWKDLTESVNGMASNLTGQVRNIAMVTTAIAKGDLTKKIDIDARGEILELKTTINTMVDQLSSFAEEVTRVAREVGTEGQLGGQARVRDVDGTWRDLTESVNEMAGNLTRQVRAIARVATAVTRGDLNLKIDVDASGEIQELQDYINKMIANLRDTTIANKEQDWLKGNLARISGLMQGRRDLADVASLIMSELTPVVSAQHGAFFLAMPLDAGKDVGAAHDDSYELRMLGSYGYSMGSMPTSFRPGETLIGTAAKEKRTILVENVPPGYLKIASGLGEAPPAHVIVLPVLFEATVLGVIELASFHSFTQIQKDFLNQIAEMIATSVNTIAVNTKTEVLLKQSQELTEQLRERSAELENRQKALQESNAELEDKAELLAQQNRDIEVKNTEIEEARQVLEERAEQLAVSMRYKSEFLANMSHELRTPLNSLLILAKLLADNADTNLTPKQVEFAETIHGAGSDLLQLINDILDLSKVEAGKMDVSPTRIALVQLVDYVEATFRPLTAEKGLDFSVRVSPELPATLHTDEQRLLQVLRNLLSNAVKFTDTGAVELVIRPAGAEVPVAIREQLLEAGSLRDADADLIAFSVTDTGIGIAASKMRVIFEAFKQADGTTSRKYGGTGLGLSISREIARLLGGEIHAQSEPGRGSTFTLYLPLHPSELPPQGYPQLSPPMEAGALPAGEDDGAGARAETPAEVRSYQETQSGAAALFRRRRRAVPAAEQRPAPPGSLPQAPQAWGAGEEEVAARPRTVFRFEGEKVLIVDDDIRNVFALTSVLEQHGLSVLYAENGREGIEVLEQHDDVTVVLMDIMMPEMDGYATTTAIRRMPQFSGLPIIALTAKAMKGDREKAIESGASDYVTKPVDPDHLLEVMQEWMRGK from the coding sequence GTGGAGTCTGGCGCAGCGACGCGGGGCACTAAGACGCGCGCGAAAGGCGGACAGTCCCTGAGTAACCGGAGCACACCACGCGGTGGCACCACGGAAGTGGACACGGCGGCCCTGAACAAGCTGCTGGCAGCCCTGGTGTCGATGCGGGACGGCAACTTCCGCAAGCGGCTCACCGTCTCGGGCGACGGCGTGATGTCCGAGATCGCGGCGGTCTTCAACGAGGTGGGCGACCGTAACCTGCAGCTGACCGGTGAGCTGTCGCGGGTGCGGCGGATGGTCGGGCGTGAGGGGAAGCTCACGGAGCGGCTGGAGACGGGCGCCTGCGAGGGTTCCTGGGCCGCGGCGATCGACGCGTCCAACGCGCTCGTGGACGATCTCGTACGGCCCGTCTCCGAGGTCGGCCGGGTGCTGTCCGCGGTGGCGGAGGGCGACCTGTCACCCCGCATGGAGCTGCGGGCGCAGGCCGCGGACGGCAACGGGCATCCGCTGCGGGGCGAGTTCCTGAAGGTCGGGCGCACGGTCAACAACCTGGTCGACCAGTTGTCCACGTTCACCGACGAGGTCACGCGGGTGGCCAGTGAGGTCGGCACCGAGGGCAAGCTCGGCGGGCAGGCCCGGGTGCGCGGCATGTCCGGTTCGTGGAAGGACCTCACGGACTCGGTCAACACGATGGCGTACCGGCTGACGGCGCAGGTGCGGGACATCGCGCTGGTGACGACGGCGGTCGCCAAGGGTGATCTGTCCCGGAAGGTCACGGTTCACGTGGCCGGCGAGATGCTGGAGCTGAAGAACACCGTCAACACGATGGTGGACCAGCTCTCCTCGTTCTCCTCCGAGGTGACGCGCGTCGCGCGTGAGGTGGGCACCGAGGGCGAGCTGGGCGGGCAGGCGCAGGTGCCCGGGGTGGCCGGGGTCTGGAAGGACCTCACCGACTCGGTGAACCTCATGGCCGGCAACCTGACGGCGCAGGTGCGGGGCATCGCCCAGGTGACGACGGCGGTCGCCAACGGCGACCTGTCGCAGAAGGTGACCGTGTCGGCGCGCGGCGAGGTCGCGCAGCTCGCCGAGACGATCAACCAGATGACCGAGACGCTGCGGACGTTCGCGGACGAGGTCACCCGCGTCGCCAACGAGGTGGGCGGCGAGGGGCGGCTCGGCGGGCAGGCGAACGTGCCGGGGGCGGCGGGGACGTGGAAGGACCTCACCGACTCGGTGAACACGGTCTTCCGCAACCTCACCACCCAGGTGCGCGACATCGCCGCGGTGACGACTGCGGTGGCCAACGGCGATCTGTCGCAGAAGGTCAGCGTCGAGGTCGCCGGCGAGATGCTGGAGCTGAAGAACACCGTCAACACGATGGTCGACCAGCTCTCCAGCTTCGGCGCGGAGGTCACGCGCGTGGCGCGGGAGGTCGGCGTCGAGGGTGAGCTGGGCGGTCAGGCCCAGGTGCCGGGCGCGGCCGGCACATGGAAGGACCTCACCGACTCCGTCAACACGGCGTTCCGGAACCTCACCGGACAGGTGAGGAACATCGCCCAGGTGACGACGGCGGTGGCCAACGGCGACCTGTCGCAGAAGGTCACCGTGGACGTCTCCGGCGAGATGCTCGCGCTGAAGAACACCGTGAACACGATGGTGGACCAGCTGTCGTCCTTCGCCGACCAGGTGACGCGGATGGCGCGGGACGTGGGCACGGAGGGCCGCCTCGGCGGCCAGGCGCGCGTGGACGGCGTGTCCGGCACCTGGAAGGACCTCACCGACTCCGTCAACTTCATGGCGGGCAACCTCACCTCGCAGGTGCGGCAGATCGCCCAGGTGACGACGGCGGTGGCGCGCGGTGACCTGTCGCAGAAGATCGAGGTGGACGCGCGGGGCGAGATCCTGGAGCTGAAGAACACCATCAACACGATGGTGGACCAGCTCAGCGCCTTCGCGGAGCAGGTGACCCGGGTGGCCCGCGAGGTGGGCACGGACGGCCGGCTGGGCGGTCAGGCGCAGGTGCCGGGCGTCGCCGGGGTGTGGCGGGATCTGACCGACTCGGTGAACGGTATGGCCGGCAACCTCACCGCCCAGGTGCGCAACATCGCGCAGGTCGCGACGGCGGTGGCGCGCGGCGACCTGTCGCAGAAGATCGACGTGGACGCGCGCGGCGAGATCCTGGAGCTGAAGAACACCCTCAACACGATGGTGGACCAGCTGTCGAACTTCGCCGAGCAGGTCACGCGGGTGGCCCGTGAGGTGGGTACCGAGGGCATCCTCGGCGGGCAGGCCGAGGTGCAGGGTGTCTCCGGCACCTGGAAGGACCTCACGCAGTCCGTGAACTTCATGGCGAACAACCTGACGATCCAGGTGCGCAACATCGCCGAGGTCACGACCGCCGTCGCCAAGGGCGACCTGTCGAAGAAGATCACCGTCGACGCGAAGGGCGAGATCCTCGAACTCGTCACCACCGTCAACACGATGGTGGACCAGCTCAGCGCCTTCGCGGAGCAGGTGACCCGGGTGGCCCGCGAGGTGGGCACCGAGGGCATCCTGGGCGGCCAGGCGCGCGTACCGGGCGTCACGGGCATCTGGAAGGACCTCAGCGACAACGTCAACCTGATGGCCAACAACCTGACCATGCAGGTGCGGAACATCTCCCAGGTCGCCGCGGCCGTCGCCAACGGTGACCTGACCCGGACGGTGACGATCGAGGCGAGCGGCGAGGTCGCGCAGCTCGCCGACACCTTCAACACCATGGTGAAGACGCTCAGTTCGTTCGCCGACCAGGTCACCAAGGTGGCCCGCGAGGTGGGCACGGACGGCATCCTCGGCGGCCAGGCCCGCGTACCGGGCGTGTCCGGTACCTGGAAGGACCTCACCGAGTCCGTGAACGGAATGGCGTCCAACCTGACCGGACAGGTGCGCAACATCGCGATGGTCACCACGGCCATCGCCAAGGGCGACCTGACCAAGAAGATCGACATCGACGCGCGCGGCGAGATCCTGGAGCTCAAGACCACCATCAACACGATGGTCGACCAGCTCTCGTCCTTCGCCGAGGAGGTCACCCGGGTGGCCCGCGAGGTGGGCACCGAGGGCCAGCTGGGCGGCCAGGCACGCGTGCGTGACGTCGACGGCACCTGGCGCGACCTCACCGAGTCGGTGAACGAGATGGCCGGGAACCTGACCCGTCAGGTGCGTGCCATCGCGCGCGTGGCGACCGCCGTGACCCGCGGCGACCTCAACCTGAAGATCGACGTGGACGCCTCCGGCGAGATCCAGGAGCTTCAGGACTACATCAACAAGATGATCGCGAACCTGCGCGACACCACCATCGCCAACAAGGAGCAGGACTGGCTGAAGGGCAACCTCGCCCGGATCTCCGGTCTGATGCAGGGCCGCCGCGACCTCGCCGACGTGGCCTCGCTCATCATGAGCGAGCTGACTCCGGTGGTCTCGGCGCAGCACGGCGCGTTCTTCCTGGCGATGCCGCTGGACGCCGGCAAGGACGTGGGCGCCGCCCACGACGACTCGTACGAACTGCGCATGCTCGGGTCGTACGGGTACTCGATGGGCTCCATGCCGACGTCGTTCCGGCCCGGTGAGACGCTGATCGGGACGGCCGCCAAGGAGAAGCGCACGATCCTCGTGGAGAACGTGCCGCCGGGGTACCTGAAGATCGCCTCAGGGCTCGGGGAGGCACCGCCGGCGCACGTCATCGTGCTGCCGGTGCTGTTCGAGGCGACCGTCCTCGGTGTGATCGAGCTGGCGTCGTTCCACTCGTTCACGCAGATCCAGAAGGACTTCCTCAACCAGATCGCCGAGATGATCGCGACGAGCGTCAACACCATCGCGGTCAACACCAAGACCGAGGTGCTGCTCAAGCAGTCGCAGGAACTGACCGAGCAGCTCCGGGAGCGGTCCGCGGAGCTGGAGAACCGGCAGAAGGCCCTCCAGGAGTCCAACGCCGAACTGGAGGACAAGGCCGAGCTGCTGGCCCAGCAGAACCGCGACATCGAGGTCAAGAACACCGAGATCGAGGAGGCGCGGCAGGTCCTGGAGGAGCGCGCCGAGCAACTCGCGGTCTCCATGCGCTACAAGAGCGAGTTCCTGGCCAACATGTCCCACGAACTGCGGACGCCGCTCAACTCGCTGCTGATCCTCGCCAAACTGCTCGCCGACAACGCGGACACCAACCTCACCCCGAAGCAGGTCGAGTTCGCCGAGACGATCCACGGAGCGGGTTCCGACCTGCTCCAGCTGATCAACGACATCCTCGACCTGTCGAAGGTCGAGGCGGGCAAGATGGACGTGTCGCCGACGCGTATCGCCCTGGTGCAGCTCGTCGACTACGTGGAGGCCACCTTCCGTCCGCTGACGGCGGAGAAGGGCCTCGACTTCTCCGTACGGGTGTCGCCGGAGCTGCCGGCCACGCTCCACACGGACGAGCAGCGGCTCCTGCAGGTGCTGCGCAACCTCCTCTCCAACGCGGTGAAGTTCACCGACACCGGAGCCGTCGAACTGGTCATCAGGCCGGCGGGCGCGGAGGTGCCGGTCGCCATCCGGGAGCAGCTGCTGGAGGCGGGCTCGCTGCGGGACGCGGACGCCGACCTGATCGCGTTCTCCGTGACCGACACGGGCATCGGTATCGCGGCCAGCAAGATGCGGGTCATCTTCGAGGCGTTCAAGCAGGCGGACGGCACGACGAGCCGCAAGTACGGCGGTACGGGACTGGGGCTGTCCATCTCGCGGGAGATCGCCCGGCTGCTGGGCGGCGAGATCCACGCGCAGAGCGAGCCGGGACGCGGCTCGACGTTCACGCTGTACCTGCCGCTGCACCCCAGCGAGCTCCCGCCGCAGGGCTATCCGCAGCTGTCCCCGCCCATGGAGGCCGGCGCGCTGCCGGCGGGTGAGGACGACGGGGCCGGGGCGCGGGCGGAGACACCGGCGGAGGTCAGGTCGTACCAGGAGACCCAGAGCGGGGCCGCCGCGCTCTTCAGGCGGCGCCGCAGGGCGGTCCCCGCGGCCGAGCAGCGGCCCGCGCCGCCGGGGTCCCTGCCGCAGGCTCCGCAGGCCTGGGGCGCGGGCGAGGAGGAGGTGGCCGCGCGGCCGCGTACCGTCTTCCGCTTCGAGGGCGAGAAGGTGCTGATCGTCGACGACGACATCCGCAACGTGTTCGCGCTCACCAGCGTCCTGGAGCAGCACGGGCTGTCGGTGCTGTACGCCGAGAACGGCCGCGAGGGCATCGAGGTCCTGGAGCAGCACGACGACGTGACGGTCGTCCTGATGGACATCATGATGCCGGAGATGGACGGGTACGCGACCACGACGGCGATCCGCAGGATGCCCCAGTTCTCCGGGCTGCCGATCATCGCCCTGACCGCCAAGGCGATGAAGGGCGACCGGGAGAAGGCCATCGAATCGGGCGCCTCCGACTACGTGACGAAGCCGGTCGATCCCGATCACCTGCTCGAGGTCATGCAGGAGTGGATGCGGGGCAAGTGA
- a CDS encoding SpoIIE family protein phosphatase, whose product MTTGLHPGGTPQDPRPTENQLLPRQGRVGPEAVPADDRTRSSVITARAAASFDPVGRSVATARSFVRDTLQGWGFADIVDDAVVLTSELVTNAVVHAGTSADVLCLRSDDGVRIEVGDRYPEREIPLQGNALNMGNPDREGGRGLQLCAALADRWGVDYAPAHKQVWFQLDLPERAVGTRTAGPSLPAHLLPLADGRVRVAVVQIDRVGAINAWNEDAEELFGYAAEQVIGKPLTDLAAWPHTPGTSTGIVEALKLSRWEGSYGLRGANGRVTPVYASHLRVRDTEGEPSTVCLLVRDHERAVLQTPLRVSATDTTTSSEGHASDPFEVFIGSPAPDDLDGLLQRTVERARDMLDGDSAFLLLATDDETELEVRASTGLPSARQRFARVPVEAGTGRYGSARMPAVHEDLTAVPGAVPLLNGTGMRSVVTVPLKVEGRLTGSLGVAAESPGRYSNEEALRLQFAADRIALAVESARLGELERLRRGSLSFLVEASDLLAGTLDRDQTLALMAQMTVPTLATWCAVYTIADQASDPYLSYVLHEDEERIDGLKALLSKIAPPDPVPTPGARIWAAPAEAAHTAALRTSMRSLGLGENTSVGSGIGTTLATAGAVGGETVVLPLVARNRVIGMLTLGKPTDEHFRQEILELAEDLSRRAALALDNARLYSERTAISQSLQRSLLPPELPHIEGVEVEVIYRAAGEGNEVGGDFYDLFPIRDGAYGFAIGDVCGTGPEAAAVTGLARHALRLLAREGYDGPAVLDRLNSAILDEGARSRFLTLLYGELWPQEDGSALLKVVCAGHPLPLRLRPDGTVEPAAEPQPLLGVMDDLELYEQEVTLDPGDVLLCVTDGVTERREGTRMLGDDGLADVLTTCTGLTAGAVAARIMRAVERFASDAPSDDMAILAMRVPGLQED is encoded by the coding sequence ATGACCACCGGACTGCATCCCGGGGGAACACCCCAGGATCCCCGGCCGACCGAGAACCAGCTCCTGCCCAGGCAGGGGCGGGTCGGTCCTGAGGCCGTGCCCGCCGACGACCGGACAAGGAGTTCTGTGATCACCGCGCGCGCGGCCGCCAGCTTCGACCCTGTCGGGCGGTCCGTCGCGACCGCTCGTTCCTTCGTCCGTGACACCCTCCAGGGCTGGGGGTTCGCCGACATCGTCGACGACGCCGTGGTCCTCACCAGCGAACTGGTCACCAACGCCGTGGTCCACGCCGGTACGTCCGCGGACGTCCTGTGTCTGCGCAGCGACGACGGCGTACGGATCGAAGTGGGGGACCGCTACCCGGAACGTGAGATTCCACTGCAGGGCAACGCCCTGAACATGGGCAACCCCGACCGGGAGGGCGGCCGCGGCCTCCAGCTCTGCGCCGCCCTGGCCGACCGCTGGGGCGTCGACTACGCGCCCGCCCACAAACAGGTCTGGTTCCAGCTCGACCTGCCCGAGCGCGCGGTCGGCACCCGCACGGCAGGCCCCTCGCTCCCGGCGCACCTGCTTCCGCTGGCCGACGGCCGGGTCCGCGTGGCGGTCGTCCAGATCGACCGCGTCGGCGCGATCAACGCCTGGAACGAGGACGCCGAGGAGCTCTTCGGCTACGCGGCCGAGCAGGTCATCGGCAAGCCCCTGACCGACCTCGCGGCCTGGCCGCACACCCCCGGCACCAGCACCGGCATCGTCGAGGCCCTCAAACTCTCCCGCTGGGAGGGCAGTTACGGCCTGCGCGGCGCCAACGGCCGCGTCACGCCCGTGTACGCCTCACACCTGCGCGTACGCGACACCGAAGGCGAGCCCTCGACGGTCTGCCTCCTGGTGCGCGACCACGAGCGAGCCGTCCTGCAGACCCCGTTGCGCGTCTCGGCCACGGACACGACCACCAGCTCCGAGGGCCACGCCTCGGACCCCTTCGAGGTCTTCATCGGCTCACCGGCCCCGGACGACCTCGACGGCCTCCTGCAGCGCACGGTGGAGCGCGCCCGCGACATGCTCGACGGCGACTCCGCCTTCCTGCTCCTGGCGACCGACGACGAGACGGAGCTGGAGGTACGCGCCTCCACCGGCCTCCCCTCCGCCCGCCAGCGCTTCGCCCGCGTCCCCGTGGAGGCCGGTACGGGCCGGTACGGCTCGGCCCGCATGCCGGCCGTCCACGAGGACCTCACGGCCGTCCCGGGTGCCGTCCCGCTCCTCAACGGCACCGGTATGCGCTCGGTCGTCACGGTCCCCCTCAAGGTCGAGGGCCGGCTCACCGGCTCGCTCGGCGTGGCCGCCGAGTCACCGGGCCGCTACTCGAACGAGGAGGCGCTGCGCCTCCAGTTCGCCGCCGACCGCATCGCCCTCGCCGTGGAGTCGGCCCGTCTGGGCGAGCTGGAGCGCCTGCGCCGCGGCTCGCTGTCCTTCCTCGTCGAGGCCTCGGACCTCCTCGCGGGCACGCTGGACCGCGACCAGACGCTGGCCCTGATGGCCCAGATGACAGTCCCGACCCTGGCCACCTGGTGCGCCGTCTACACGATCGCCGACCAGGCCTCGGACCCCTACCTCTCGTACGTCCTGCACGAGGACGAGGAACGCATCGACGGTCTCAAGGCCCTCCTGTCGAAGATCGCCCCTCCGGACCCGGTCCCCACTCCGGGCGCCCGCATCTGGGCGGCGCCCGCGGAGGCCGCCCACACGGCCGCCCTGCGCACCTCCATGCGCAGCCTCGGCCTGGGCGAGAACACCTCGGTCGGCTCCGGCATCGGTACGACACTGGCGACGGCCGGCGCGGTCGGCGGCGAGACGGTCGTCCTGCCCCTGGTGGCCCGCAACCGCGTCATCGGCATGCTGACGCTCGGCAAGCCGACGGACGAGCACTTCCGCCAGGAGATCCTGGAACTGGCCGAGGACCTGAGCCGCCGGGCCGCCCTCGCCCTGGACAACGCCCGTCTGTACTCGGAGCGCACGGCCATCAGCCAGTCCCTCCAGCGCAGCCTCCTGCCCCCGGAACTGCCCCACATCGAGGGCGTGGAGGTCGAGGTCATCTACCGCGCGGCGGGCGAGGGCAACGAGGTCGGCGGCGACTTCTACGACCTCTTCCCCATCCGCGACGGCGCCTACGGTTTCGCCATCGGAGACGTCTGCGGTACGGGACCGGAGGCGGCCGCGGTCACCGGCCTCGCCCGGCACGCGCTGCGCCTGCTGGCCCGCGAGGGCTACGACGGCCCGGCGGTCCTGGACCGCCTGAACTCCGCGATCCTCGACGAGGGCGCCCGCAGCCGCTTCCTCACCCTCCTGTACGGGGAGCTGTGGCCCCAGGAGGACGGCTCGGCCCTGCTGAAGGTGGTCTGCGCCGGCCATCCGCTCCCCCTGCGCCTGCGTCCGGACGGCACGGTGGAACCGGCCGCCGAACCGCAGCCGCTCCTCGGCGTCATGGACGATCTGGAGCTGTACGAGCAGGAGGTGACGCTCGATCCGGGGGACGTCCTGCTGTGCGTGACGGACGGCGTCACCGAACGCCGTGAGGGCACGCGCATGCTGGGCGACGACGGCCTCGCGGACGTCCTGACCACGTGCACGGGTCTGACGGCGGGCGCGGTGGCCGCCCGCATCATGCGCGCGGTCGAGCGCTTCGCGAGCGACGCCCCCTCCGACGACATGGCCATTCTGGCGATGCGCGTTCCGGGACTGCAGGAGGACTGA